In Falco cherrug isolate bFalChe1 chromosome 2, bFalChe1.pri, whole genome shotgun sequence, the following are encoded in one genomic region:
- the BIVM gene encoding basic immunoglobulin-like variable motif-containing protein isoform X1: MPTISEDEKENGSRNNGNTENKPGKESPEASLHDPVRPYCMSGASTVSLVSRGDGHYPWGCPVTHTREKFYTVCSDYAFLNRVTSICKSPSASVSACLSGSAALNVGNNTPSLLGIQTGASEIIYSEDGNLESLPGDLGKLPLAWEIDKSEFNGVTTNLKNKAGNMKKQVTKKKSIDKKSKQYRECPQRSALEDVKERKVLDLRRWYCVSRPQYKTSCGISSLVSCWNFLYSMLGAGNLPPITQEEALHILGFQPPFEEIRFGPFTGNTTLMRWFRQINDHFHIKGCSYVLYKPHGKNKTAGETAAGALAKLTRGLKDESMAYIYHCQNHYFCPIGFEATPVKASKAYRLLDLDSGDLGSVPSSTTDFQCDFRGRVLQQEVEYWILIGEPSRKHPTIHCKRWADIVTDLNTQNPEYLDIRHLERGLQHRKTKKVGGNLHCIIAFQRLNWQRFGPWNFPFGNVRQDKQSQTQGQGISKSESEDNISKKQHGRLGRSFSAGFHQESTWKKSNLRERRNSGYQSYNDYDGND, from the exons ATGCCTACcatttcagaagatgaaaaggaGAATGGTTCTCGAAATAatggaaacactgaaaacaaacctgGGAAAGAATCCCCAGAAGCCTCTCTTCATGATCCTGTGAGGCCATACTGCATGTCAGGCGCCTCCACTGTGTCCTTGGTGTCGAGGGGAGATGGGCATTATCCATGGGGATGCCCTGTGACTCATACACGAGAGAAATTTTATACCGTCTGCTCAGACtatgcttttttaaacagagtAACATCTATTTGTAAAAGCCCAAGTGCTTCAGTTAGTGCCTGCCTGTCAGGCAGTGCTGCCTTAAACGTTGGAAATAACACGCCTAGCTTACTTGGCATTCAAACTGGTGCTTCAGAGATAATCTACAGTGAAGATGGTAACTTGGAAAGCTTGCCTGGTGATCTTGGAAAGCTTCCACTGGCATGGGAAATTGACAAGTCAGAGTTCAATGGTGTGACCACAAATCTGAAGAACAAAGCAG GCAACATGAAGAAACAAGtgacaaagaaaaaatccatagacaaaaaaagcaaacaatacaGGGAGTGTCCTCAGCGTTCTGCTCTGGAAGACgtgaaggaaaggaaagtgtTGGACCTCCGGAGATG gtATTGTGTTAGTCGACCTCAATACAAGACTTCTTGTGGAATTTCATCCTTAGTGTCTTGCTGGAATTTCTTATATAGTATGCTGGGAGCTGGAAA tttACCACCTATTACCCAAGAAGAAGCTTTGCATATACTGGGCTTTCAGCCCCCGTTTGAGGAGATTAGGTTTGGTCCATTCACTGGAAATACAACCTTAATGAG ATGGTTCAGGCAAATAAATGATCACTTCCATATCAAGGGATGTTCATATGTTCTGTATAAACCTCATGGAAAGAACAAGACAGCTGGAGAAACTG CTGCCGGGGCCCTTGCGAAGCTAACACGTGGACTGAAAGATGAATCAATGGCCTACATCTACCATTGCCAAAACCATTATTTTTGCCCAATTGGATTTGAAGCGACCCCAGTAAAAGCTAGTAAAGCCTATAG GTTGCTGGATTTGGACTCGGGAGACCTGGGTTCAGTTCCCAGTTCAACCACAGACTTCCAGTGTGACTTTAG AGGTCGAGTCTTGCAGCAAGAAGTAGAATACTGGATCTTAATTGGAGAGCCAAGCAGAAAACATCCAACAATACACTGTAAAAG GTGGGCAGATATCGTCACTGACCTAAACACCCAAAATCCAGAATATCTAGATATTCGACACCTTGAAAGAGGACTGCAGCATCGAAAAACAAAGAAG GTGGGAGGAAATCTTCATTGCATCATTGCCTTTCAGAGACTTAACTGGCAAAGATTTGGTCCTTGGAATTTTCCATTTGGAAATGTTAGACAGGATAAACAGTCCCAAACACAAGGACAAGGAATTTCCAAATCTGAGAGTGAAGACAATATCTCTAAGAAACAACATGGACGACTGGGTCGATCTTTCAGTGCTGGCTTTCATCAAGAATCTACATGGAAGAAATCTAATCTTCGTGAGAGGAGGAACAGTGGGTATCAGAGTTATAATGATTATGATGGAAATGATTAA
- the BIVM gene encoding basic immunoglobulin-like variable motif-containing protein isoform X2, giving the protein MPTISEDEKENGSRNNGNTENKPGKESPEASLHDPVRPYCMSGASTVSLVSRGDGHYPWGCPVTHTREKFYTVCSDYAFLNRVTSICKSPSASVSACLSGSAALNVGNNTPSLLGIQTGASEIIYSEDGNLESLPGDLGKLPLAWEIDKSEFNGVTTNLKNKAGNMKKQVTKKKSIDKKSKQYRECPQRSALEDVKERKVLDLRRWYCVSRPQYKTSCGISSLVSCWNFLYSMLGAGNLPPITQEEALHILGFQPPFEEIRFGPFTGNTTLMRWFRQINDHFHIKGCSYVLYKPHGKNKTAGETAAGALAKLTRGLKDESMAYIYHCQNHYFCPIGFEATPVKASKAYRGRVLQQEVEYWILIGEPSRKHPTIHCKRWADIVTDLNTQNPEYLDIRHLERGLQHRKTKKVGGNLHCIIAFQRLNWQRFGPWNFPFGNVRQDKQSQTQGQGISKSESEDNISKKQHGRLGRSFSAGFHQESTWKKSNLRERRNSGYQSYNDYDGND; this is encoded by the exons ATGCCTACcatttcagaagatgaaaaggaGAATGGTTCTCGAAATAatggaaacactgaaaacaaacctgGGAAAGAATCCCCAGAAGCCTCTCTTCATGATCCTGTGAGGCCATACTGCATGTCAGGCGCCTCCACTGTGTCCTTGGTGTCGAGGGGAGATGGGCATTATCCATGGGGATGCCCTGTGACTCATACACGAGAGAAATTTTATACCGTCTGCTCAGACtatgcttttttaaacagagtAACATCTATTTGTAAAAGCCCAAGTGCTTCAGTTAGTGCCTGCCTGTCAGGCAGTGCTGCCTTAAACGTTGGAAATAACACGCCTAGCTTACTTGGCATTCAAACTGGTGCTTCAGAGATAATCTACAGTGAAGATGGTAACTTGGAAAGCTTGCCTGGTGATCTTGGAAAGCTTCCACTGGCATGGGAAATTGACAAGTCAGAGTTCAATGGTGTGACCACAAATCTGAAGAACAAAGCAG GCAACATGAAGAAACAAGtgacaaagaaaaaatccatagacaaaaaaagcaaacaatacaGGGAGTGTCCTCAGCGTTCTGCTCTGGAAGACgtgaaggaaaggaaagtgtTGGACCTCCGGAGATG gtATTGTGTTAGTCGACCTCAATACAAGACTTCTTGTGGAATTTCATCCTTAGTGTCTTGCTGGAATTTCTTATATAGTATGCTGGGAGCTGGAAA tttACCACCTATTACCCAAGAAGAAGCTTTGCATATACTGGGCTTTCAGCCCCCGTTTGAGGAGATTAGGTTTGGTCCATTCACTGGAAATACAACCTTAATGAG ATGGTTCAGGCAAATAAATGATCACTTCCATATCAAGGGATGTTCATATGTTCTGTATAAACCTCATGGAAAGAACAAGACAGCTGGAGAAACTG CTGCCGGGGCCCTTGCGAAGCTAACACGTGGACTGAAAGATGAATCAATGGCCTACATCTACCATTGCCAAAACCATTATTTTTGCCCAATTGGATTTGAAGCGACCCCAGTAAAAGCTAGTAAAGCCTATAG AGGTCGAGTCTTGCAGCAAGAAGTAGAATACTGGATCTTAATTGGAGAGCCAAGCAGAAAACATCCAACAATACACTGTAAAAG GTGGGCAGATATCGTCACTGACCTAAACACCCAAAATCCAGAATATCTAGATATTCGACACCTTGAAAGAGGACTGCAGCATCGAAAAACAAAGAAG GTGGGAGGAAATCTTCATTGCATCATTGCCTTTCAGAGACTTAACTGGCAAAGATTTGGTCCTTGGAATTTTCCATTTGGAAATGTTAGACAGGATAAACAGTCCCAAACACAAGGACAAGGAATTTCCAAATCTGAGAGTGAAGACAATATCTCTAAGAAACAACATGGACGACTGGGTCGATCTTTCAGTGCTGGCTTTCATCAAGAATCTACATGGAAGAAATCTAATCTTCGTGAGAGGAGGAACAGTGGGTATCAGAGTTATAATGATTATGATGGAAATGATTAA